A window from Shimia isoporae encodes these proteins:
- a CDS encoding tagatose 1,6-diphosphate aldolase — translation MITLTPGKLSGMRRMADENGIYKMTAVDQRPPIKGPIAKHLGVEQAPWEQVAKFKGMLVETLQGHSTAMLLDPHYAIPYSFDTLIPHKGLVVTLEDSLFTETPSGRLSSSIDNWSVGKIKRMGGDAVKVLAWYRPDASDEVNQAQKDYVKQIGDDCAKYDIPFLFELLVYPLAADAHQTKEYVEMKGKKADDVLASVEEFAKPEYGVDVFKLESPVNAADADGSADVQAVFDEMGRLAGRPWVMLSAGAGKAEFRNVLDHAFKAGASGFLAGRAIWLDAFNAYPDWDAIRAGLEGDAVDYMKDISALADAKAANWAKHACYGEGGARLRAEDASFRAEYADI, via the coding sequence ATGATCACTCTCACCCCCGGTAAGCTGAGCGGCATGCGCCGCATGGCGGATGAGAACGGCATTTACAAGATGACTGCCGTGGACCAGCGCCCACCGATCAAAGGCCCGATTGCAAAGCACCTAGGCGTTGAACAGGCGCCTTGGGAACAGGTGGCAAAGTTCAAAGGTATGTTGGTTGAAACGCTTCAGGGGCACTCCACGGCAATGCTTTTGGATCCCCATTATGCAATCCCGTACTCTTTCGACACCTTGATCCCGCATAAGGGGCTCGTTGTCACGCTGGAAGACAGTCTGTTTACCGAGACCCCTAGTGGTCGCCTCTCGTCGAGCATCGACAACTGGTCGGTGGGCAAGATCAAGCGAATGGGCGGCGATGCCGTCAAGGTGTTGGCATGGTATCGTCCGGACGCTTCCGATGAAGTCAACCAGGCGCAGAAAGACTATGTGAAGCAGATTGGTGACGATTGCGCGAAATACGACATTCCTTTTCTTTTTGAATTGCTGGTGTACCCGCTGGCTGCGGATGCTCATCAAACCAAAGAATACGTGGAAATGAAGGGCAAGAAGGCGGATGACGTGCTGGCCTCTGTGGAGGAGTTTGCCAAGCCGGAATACGGCGTTGACGTATTCAAGCTGGAAAGCCCGGTAAATGCAGCGGATGCAGACGGGAGCGCCGATGTGCAGGCTGTTTTTGACGAAATGGGCCGACTTGCAGGTCGCCCTTGGGTGATGTTGTCGGCCGGCGCGGGTAAAGCGGAGTTCCGTAATGTTCTAGATCACGCGTTCAAAGCGGGTGCATCGGGTTTTCTGGCCGGCCGTGCAATCTGGCTCGATGCGTTCAACGCCTATCCTGATTGGGATGCCATCCGTGCTGGCCTTGAAGGTGATGCGGTAGATTATATGAAGGACATCTCAGCTCTGGCCGACGCCAAAGCCGCCAACTGGGCAAAACACGCCTGCTATGGCGAAGGTGGTGCGCGGTTGCGGGCTGAAGATGCGTCCTTCCGTGCGGAATACGCAGACATCTAA
- a CDS encoding Gfo/Idh/MocA family protein yields MTIRYGLIGSGMMGQEHIRNLNLLEGCEVTAVTDPDEGMRQLSVETSGGSARAFADYKDMVGSGLVDALLIAAPNDTHHEILLDVLETPLPILVEKPLCTTSAHCSEVLVKAEKRTAPVWVAMEYRYMPPVQRLLKELRDGTAGIPRMMAIREHRFPFLDKVGDWNRFNARTGGTLVEKCCHFWDLMRLTLESNPVRVFASAGVDVNHLDETYDGQIPDILDNAFVTVDFENGARGMLDLCMFAEGSYWQETIAVTGAKARIEAKVPGPARFTVDKKERHSEIEISHRASKEVVVETVDVDEKVLAAGDHHGSTFFQHERFRDLVRAGNGTPEVSLEDGLWSVRVGEAAEESARTGQAISL; encoded by the coding sequence ATGACAATTCGATATGGCCTGATCGGTTCAGGCATGATGGGGCAGGAGCACATCCGCAACCTCAATTTGCTTGAGGGGTGTGAAGTGACGGCAGTAACCGATCCTGACGAAGGTATGCGCCAACTGTCTGTAGAGACATCGGGTGGTTCCGCACGTGCATTCGCGGACTATAAAGACATGGTCGGGTCTGGATTGGTTGACGCGCTTCTGATTGCTGCGCCAAACGATACGCACCACGAAATTCTATTGGACGTTCTGGAAACGCCGCTGCCGATTTTGGTGGAAAAACCGCTTTGCACCACCTCGGCACATTGTTCCGAAGTGCTGGTCAAAGCTGAAAAAAGGACTGCGCCAGTTTGGGTGGCGATGGAATATCGCTACATGCCGCCGGTGCAGCGACTTCTTAAAGAACTCAGAGATGGCACTGCTGGCATTCCTCGGATGATGGCAATCCGCGAGCATCGCTTTCCGTTTCTGGACAAAGTTGGGGATTGGAATCGATTCAATGCCCGCACCGGTGGCACTCTTGTAGAAAAATGTTGCCACTTCTGGGACCTGATGCGCTTGACGCTTGAAAGTAATCCGGTGCGGGTTTTTGCTTCGGCTGGCGTTGACGTGAACCATCTGGATGAGACTTATGACGGTCAGATCCCGGATATTTTGGACAACGCGTTCGTCACAGTCGATTTCGAAAATGGCGCGCGCGGCATGCTTGATCTGTGCATGTTTGCGGAGGGGTCCTATTGGCAGGAGACCATTGCCGTGACAGGTGCCAAGGCCCGTATCGAGGCGAAGGTACCAGGGCCAGCGAGGTTCACTGTCGACAAGAAAGAGCGACATTCAGAAATCGAAATCTCGCATCGCGCCAGCAAGGAAGTAGTCGTGGAGACAGTGGATGTTGACGAGAAAGTGCTTGCCGCGGGCGATCACCACGGATCGACGTTCTTCCAACACGAACGGTTCCGTGATCTTGTGCGCGCCGGAAACGGCACGCCCGAGGTAAGTCTGGAAGACGGGCTCTGGTCGGTGCGTGTCGGTGAAGCAGCCGAGGAAAGTGCCCGTACGGGCCAAGCGATAAGCCTATGA
- a CDS encoding aldose epimerase family protein yields MIEEWGQMPDGNTVKRVRLEGGGLTANVLTYGAVLQDLRLSGHDAPLVLGFPEFAPYLTRSPYFGATAGRFANRIRDGHLELDGETYQLDTNFIGKHTLHGGADSMGKRLWVIEAHSPSSVTMKIVLEDGHMGFPGALTARVEITLLDAGVLDLKMTAEADKATICSLAHHSYFTLDECGRISDHLLSIDADRFTPVDDELIPTGELPVVAGSQFDFRRAAPVKQAHDVDHNFCLSDTREAIRSVATLSSTISGVTMLCRTTEPGLQVYDGSNIDIDIPGLHGQPMGAYAGLAMEPQIWPDAHHHSHFPQAVLRPGETYTQHTQFVFSKGET; encoded by the coding sequence ATGATTGAAGAATGGGGACAAATGCCGGACGGCAATACAGTCAAGCGCGTTCGGCTTGAAGGCGGTGGACTGACTGCAAATGTGCTCACATACGGCGCAGTGTTGCAGGACCTCCGCCTTTCGGGTCACGACGCACCCTTGGTTCTGGGTTTTCCGGAATTTGCCCCATACTTAACGCGGTCGCCGTACTTTGGTGCAACGGCCGGTCGGTTTGCGAACCGCATTCGTGACGGTCATCTTGAACTGGATGGAGAGACCTATCAGCTAGATACCAATTTTATCGGGAAGCATACGCTACACGGCGGTGCGGATAGCATGGGTAAGCGGCTATGGGTGATCGAAGCTCACTCTCCAAGCAGCGTGACAATGAAGATCGTTCTGGAGGACGGACATATGGGGTTTCCCGGTGCGCTGACTGCCAGAGTGGAAATTACGCTACTTGATGCCGGTGTATTGGATTTAAAGATGACGGCGGAGGCCGATAAGGCCACCATCTGCTCGCTTGCCCACCACAGTTATTTCACGCTCGATGAATGCGGGCGGATTTCGGACCATCTTTTGTCGATTGACGCGGACCGTTTCACGCCAGTTGACGATGAACTTATCCCGACGGGTGAGTTACCTGTCGTTGCCGGCTCTCAATTTGATTTCCGCCGAGCGGCGCCTGTGAAGCAAGCCCACGATGTTGATCACAATTTCTGTCTGTCGGATACGCGCGAAGCAATACGGAGTGTGGCAACACTGAGCAGCACGATTTCGGGTGTTACCATGCTGTGCCGTACAACCGAGCCGGGATTGCAGGTCTATGACGGATCCAACATCGATATCGACATACCCGGTTTGCATGGGCAGCCAATGGGGGCTTATGCGGGCCTTGCCATGGAACCTCAAATCTGGCCTGACGCACACCACCATTCTCATTTCCCGCAAGCCGTACTTCGGCCCGGAGAAACTTACACTCAACACACGCAATTCGTCTTTTCAAAGGGGGAGACATGA
- a CDS encoding NAD-dependent succinate-semialdehyde dehydrogenase, with protein sequence MSNFNGLMMEANLIGGQWVGADSGTAIDVTNPATGDVLGTVPNAGGDETQRAIAAASAAFKTFSRTPLSERVGLLQKLHDALMDNQEDLAQMLTAEQGKPIFEARGEIAIGAAYVKWFAEEIRRAKGEIIPAPGNDRRLMTTRHPVGVVGAITPWNFPSSMLARKLAPALAAGCTVVAKPATSTPYSGLVWGKLCQDVGYPDGVVNILTGSARGIGGAIMESPDVRKVTFTGSTEVGKTLIRQSADTVKKVSMELGGNAPFLVFDDADVDAAIEGAMIAKFRNMGQTCVCTNRFYVQAGIHDTFVAKLKEAVAALKLGNGAEDGVQQGPLIDDGAVAKVEEFIDDATSKGGDVVQGGKRHANGGSFFEPTVITGATQDMMFAKEEIFGPLAAVFKFEDEDAVIEMANDTDFGLAAYAYTRDIARAFRLNEGLEYGMVGINTGLITTVEAPFGGVKESGMGKEGGSQGLDDYMETKYFCVAGL encoded by the coding sequence ATGAGCAACTTCAACGGTTTGATGATGGAGGCCAACCTGATCGGTGGCCAGTGGGTCGGCGCCGATAGCGGCACGGCGATTGATGTAACCAACCCGGCGACAGGCGATGTTCTGGGTACTGTGCCAAATGCGGGTGGAGATGAGACCCAGCGGGCGATTGCAGCGGCAAGCGCCGCGTTCAAGACGTTTAGCCGCACGCCTCTGTCGGAGCGGGTGGGACTTTTGCAAAAGCTGCATGACGCCTTGATGGACAATCAGGAAGATCTCGCGCAGATGCTAACAGCAGAACAGGGCAAGCCCATCTTTGAGGCGCGTGGCGAAATTGCTATTGGAGCGGCCTACGTGAAGTGGTTCGCCGAGGAAATCCGCCGTGCGAAGGGGGAGATTATTCCTGCCCCGGGCAATGATCGCCGCCTGATGACGACAAGACATCCTGTGGGTGTTGTGGGCGCAATCACTCCGTGGAACTTCCCATCATCCATGTTGGCGCGCAAGCTCGCTCCGGCTCTGGCCGCAGGCTGTACCGTTGTTGCAAAGCCGGCAACGTCTACACCTTACAGTGGACTTGTCTGGGGCAAACTGTGCCAGGACGTCGGGTATCCCGATGGTGTGGTCAACATCCTAACTGGTTCGGCCCGCGGCATTGGCGGTGCCATCATGGAAAGCCCGGACGTTCGAAAAGTGACCTTCACAGGCTCTACCGAAGTGGGCAAGACTCTGATCCGCCAGTCCGCGGACACCGTGAAGAAGGTATCGATGGAACTGGGCGGTAACGCACCTTTCCTCGTTTTTGATGATGCGGATGTGGACGCCGCCATCGAGGGCGCGATGATTGCGAAATTCCGCAACATGGGACAGACCTGTGTCTGCACCAACCGTTTCTACGTTCAGGCCGGCATTCACGACACATTTGTGGCAAAGCTGAAAGAGGCTGTAGCGGCTCTGAAGCTTGGTAATGGTGCCGAAGATGGTGTGCAGCAGGGGCCGCTTATCGACGATGGCGCGGTGGCGAAAGTTGAGGAGTTCATCGACGACGCAACTTCCAAAGGCGGCGACGTGGTGCAGGGCGGCAAGCGCCATGCCAATGGCGGCAGCTTCTTTGAGCCGACAGTGATCACAGGTGCGACGCAGGACATGATGTTCGCCAAGGAAGAGATCTTTGGCCCACTCGCGGCAGTCTTCAAGTTTGAAGACGAAGACGCCGTAATTGAGATGGCAAATGACACGGACTTCGGTTTGGCGGCCTATGCATATACCCGCGATATCGCGCGCGCGTTCCGCCTGAACGAGGGGCTGGAGTACGGCATGGTTGGAATCAATACCGGCCTCATCACCACCGTTGAAGCACCCTTTGGTGGGGTGAAGGAAAGCGGCATGGGCAAAGAAGGCGGCAGCCAAGGTCTCGACGACTACATGGAGACAAAATACTTCTGCGTGGCCGGTCTCTGA
- a CDS encoding hydroxyacid dehydrogenase, with amino-acid sequence MILITEFMDEDAVGRLKAAHATTYAPELADTQDNIPARMAGIKALIVRNRTQVTAALLDASPDLKCVGRLGVGLDNIDLEACKARKVEVMPALGANTLSVAEYVVTNAAILLRDAYHSKHAMMAGKWPRAQSSGREIGGRKLGLLGFGANAQETGRLARAMGMSLIAYDPFLPADHPAWAEAERGEISQVLSRSDVVSLHVPLTDETRHIINTESLAQMKNGAVLINAARGGVVDEKALVAAMASGHIAGAALDVFETEPLTQEAAAIFKGIKNLILTPHIAGVTQDSNVRVSTMIADLVLDRLA; translated from the coding sequence ATGATTTTGATCACCGAGTTCATGGATGAAGACGCGGTTGGGCGGTTGAAGGCCGCCCACGCTACAACCTACGCACCGGAATTGGCGGACACGCAAGATAACATTCCGGCACGGATGGCTGGGATTAAGGCACTTATCGTCCGTAACAGAACGCAGGTTACCGCTGCGCTCTTGGATGCTTCACCAGACCTGAAGTGTGTCGGTCGACTTGGCGTGGGCTTAGACAACATTGATCTCGAGGCTTGCAAAGCCCGGAAAGTTGAAGTCATGCCTGCGCTCGGGGCCAACACCCTGTCAGTTGCCGAATATGTGGTCACCAATGCAGCCATCCTTTTGCGGGACGCCTATCATTCCAAGCACGCAATGATGGCGGGTAAATGGCCGCGCGCCCAATCTTCGGGCCGCGAAATCGGCGGCCGGAAGCTTGGTCTTTTGGGCTTCGGAGCAAACGCTCAGGAAACCGGCAGGCTTGCGCGGGCGATGGGGATGTCTCTGATTGCGTATGACCCATTCTTGCCCGCAGACCACCCAGCATGGGCAGAAGCAGAGCGTGGCGAAATTTCACAGGTGCTCTCTAGGTCGGATGTTGTGAGTTTGCATGTACCACTCACAGATGAGACGCGGCACATTATCAACACCGAAAGCCTAGCCCAGATGAAAAATGGGGCTGTTTTGATCAACGCCGCTCGGGGCGGCGTAGTAGATGAAAAGGCGCTGGTGGCGGCTATGGCGTCCGGCCATATCGCCGGTGCGGCATTGGATGTTTTTGAAACCGAACCTCTTACACAAGAGGCGGCCGCAATTTTCAAAGGCATTAAGAATCTGATCCTGACACCACACATTGCCGGTGTGACGCAGGACAGCAACGTGCGGGTAAGCACCATGATCGCGGATCTGGTGTTGGACCGGCTGGCATAG
- the comD gene encoding sulfopyruvate decarboxylase subunit alpha, with amino-acid sequence MVTEMDKQIVNDLKAAGIDYVTSVPCKQLAGVIEVLEETPEIMHMPSNKEDEGMGLCAGAYMGGMKPCIVMQNTALGVVVNTLATLIQFYQIPLPMLISYRGEVGEPVACQVEMALHTKAILNQMHIPTYHFHKPEDAAELPGILEYCQMASKPVAILCDATFWRASA; translated from the coding sequence ATGGTAACTGAAATGGACAAGCAGATCGTGAACGATCTGAAGGCGGCGGGGATTGACTATGTTACCTCGGTGCCGTGCAAACAGCTGGCAGGGGTGATCGAGGTGCTGGAGGAAACGCCTGAGATCATGCACATGCCATCGAACAAAGAAGACGAGGGTATGGGGCTTTGCGCCGGTGCTTATATGGGCGGAATGAAGCCCTGCATCGTGATGCAAAACACTGCACTTGGCGTGGTCGTGAATACTTTGGCAACGTTGATTCAGTTCTATCAGATACCACTACCGATGCTGATCTCGTATCGTGGAGAAGTGGGTGAACCGGTGGCGTGTCAGGTAGAAATGGCACTGCACACAAAGGCGATACTCAACCAGATGCACATTCCGACATATCACTTCCATAAACCGGAAGACGCCGCGGAGCTGCCTGGCATTCTTGAGTATTGCCAGATGGCAAGCAAACCGGTCGCGATCCTTTGCGATGCAACCTTCTGGAGGGCTTCGGCATGA
- the comE gene encoding sulfopyruvate decarboxylase subunit beta, with protein MIRNDVFQTLKSVISEHLVVCNIGAPSQELHAMDDQPSNFYMLGTMGLASSIGLGLAAAQDKPVIAIDGDGSVLTNLGTLATIGNNPQGNYTLLIIDNGSYGSTGDQPTYAGMNTDLAAVAKACGAQNVQTVSAEQTADAVKAAIESDEMTIIVSKCESGNVKVPVIKTNPIVIRERFMEEVRS; from the coding sequence ATGATCCGAAATGATGTTTTCCAAACCCTGAAATCCGTGATTAGCGAACACCTAGTGGTGTGCAACATCGGCGCGCCGAGCCAAGAGTTGCATGCGATGGACGATCAGCCGTCCAATTTCTACATGCTGGGTACGATGGGGCTGGCAAGTTCGATTGGCCTTGGTCTGGCGGCGGCGCAGGACAAGCCGGTGATTGCGATTGATGGCGATGGGTCGGTACTGACCAACCTCGGAACGTTGGCGACAATCGGCAACAACCCGCAAGGCAACTACACTCTTCTGATCATCGACAACGGGTCTTATGGCTCGACAGGAGACCAGCCGACCTATGCCGGCATGAACACAGATTTGGCGGCCGTCGCAAAGGCGTGCGGTGCGCAAAATGTGCAAACGGTGAGCGCAGAACAGACCGCGGATGCCGTTAAGGCAGCCATCGAGTCGGACGAGATGACAATCATTGTGTCAAAATGTGAAAGCGGCAACGTGAAGGTACCGGTTATCAAGACCAACCCGATCGTGATCCGTGAGCGTTTCATGGAAGAAGTCCGTTCCTGA
- a CDS encoding ABC transporter substrate-binding protein, with product MPLMAEAETLRWARAGDALTLDPHAQNEGPTSALAHQIMEPLVMRDMTGAMVPALATEWGPSADNPNIWVFKLREGVTFHDGAEFDSEDVKFSLDRAMTDDSDYKELLASVKEVRATDKYTIEIETNGPNPIMPNNLTNMFMMDKDWAEANNAVKVQDYEGGEDTFAAKNANGTGPYKLVSREPDVKTVMTINDNYWGKDEFPMEVTEIIYTPIQNAATRVAAMLSGEVDFIQDVPVQDLGRVAGTDGLDVRTAPQNRVIFFGMNQAAEDIAGDDVDGMNPMSDVRVRKAMSMAIDREAIKKVVMRGQSAPAGMIAPPFVNGWNEEMDGSSKTDIDAAKALMAEAGYADGFGITLNCPNDRYINDEKICQAAVGMLAKIGVKVNLDAKPKAQHFPLINNLETDFYMLGWGVPTYDSEYVFNFLAHTKGEKYGSWNGTRFSDADLDVKIEALASETDLDKRNMMINEIWTVVQDEQLYIPIHHQVLNWGMKSNIDTIVAPDDTAKFKYFKMK from the coding sequence ATGCCGCTGATGGCCGAAGCCGAGACGCTGCGTTGGGCGCGCGCCGGTGACGCGCTGACACTTGACCCGCACGCGCAGAATGAAGGCCCGACATCCGCTCTGGCCCACCAGATCATGGAGCCGCTGGTAATGCGCGACATGACAGGCGCAATGGTACCGGCACTGGCGACCGAATGGGGTCCGTCCGCCGACAATCCGAACATTTGGGTGTTCAAGCTGCGTGAAGGCGTGACCTTCCACGACGGTGCAGAGTTCGATAGCGAAGACGTAAAGTTCTCGCTCGACCGCGCTATGACTGACGATTCCGATTACAAGGAACTTCTGGCCTCGGTGAAAGAGGTCCGGGCGACCGACAAATACACAATCGAGATCGAGACCAACGGTCCGAACCCGATCATGCCCAACAACCTGACCAACATGTTCATGATGGACAAGGACTGGGCAGAGGCAAACAATGCGGTGAAAGTTCAGGACTATGAGGGTGGCGAAGACACCTTTGCAGCCAAGAACGCGAACGGCACCGGTCCATATAAATTGGTGAGCCGTGAGCCCGACGTAAAAACTGTCATGACGATCAACGACAACTATTGGGGTAAAGACGAATTCCCGATGGAAGTGACCGAGATCATCTACACGCCGATTCAGAACGCAGCGACCCGTGTCGCAGCGATGCTGTCCGGCGAAGTTGACTTCATTCAGGATGTCCCGGTGCAAGACCTTGGTCGTGTAGCTGGCACCGACGGTCTGGACGTGCGCACTGCACCGCAAAACCGCGTGATCTTCTTTGGTATGAACCAAGCCGCCGAAGACATCGCCGGTGACGACGTTGATGGCATGAACCCGATGTCGGACGTACGTGTTCGCAAGGCGATGTCCATGGCAATCGACCGCGAAGCGATCAAGAAAGTCGTGATGCGTGGTCAGTCCGCGCCGGCGGGCATGATTGCTCCTCCGTTTGTGAATGGCTGGAACGAAGAAATGGACGGTTCGTCAAAAACCGACATTGACGCAGCAAAAGCCCTTATGGCCGAAGCAGGCTACGCAGACGGCTTTGGCATCACGCTGAACTGCCCGAACGATCGTTACATCAACGATGAAAAGATCTGTCAGGCGGCTGTGGGTATGTTGGCGAAAATCGGCGTTAAGGTGAACCTCGATGCCAAGCCGAAAGCACAGCACTTCCCGCTGATCAACAACCTCGAAACCGACTTCTACATGCTGGGTTGGGGCGTTCCGACTTATGACTCCGAGTATGTGTTCAACTTCCTCGCGCATACCAAGGGCGAGAAATACGGTTCCTGGAACGGCACGCGCTTTAGCGATGCGGATCTTGACGTCAAGATCGAAGCACTGGCGAGTGAAACAGACTTGGACAAGCGCAACATGATGATCAACGAGATCTGGACTGTTGTGCAGGATGAACAGTTGTACATCCCGATTCACCACCAAGTTCTGAACTGGGGCATGAAGTCCAACATCGACACAATTGTCGCGCCGGACGACACTGCGAAGTTCAAATACTTCAAGATGAAGTAA
- a CDS encoding ABC transporter substrate-binding protein, whose amino-acid sequence MKNALSILAVAAALAGPVAAKDFKWAGTTDPQTMDPHAVNTAAVLGFLNNVYEGLVRRGKDMSIEPALATSWEPIGDGDGWRFFLREGVTFHDGSAFDAEDVLFSYERASNEVSDTRSWFAPVSEVKVVDAFTVDIMTSAPNPIFPDSIANWMIVDKDWAEANDAALPDKENGNYATLNANGTGAFMVSEREPGLRTELVPHGGWWGEAEHNITRAEFTPVQNPATAVAALLSGNVDMINPVPIQDAERLAESGDVNVIRGIEARVIMLGMAQESDVLKYGDDAGKPNPFLDPRVRAAVAHAVNVPAILKVTMRGNAEPASQLVSPAMRGYSEANADRPAFDPDKAKALLAEAGYADGFSFGLKCPNNRYLNDEAVCQAVTSMLSQVGMTAQLEAMPVQNYWPELRADNYDMYLLGWSPGTFDAEHPLRFLASTPNSEKKLGSWNFAGYSNARIDELLPMIQSEIDDTKRQAMLDESAKILQDETAYVPMYVQPLVWGTGKNIELTQRPDNFFILRWVTVQ is encoded by the coding sequence ATGAAAAACGCTTTGAGTATTCTGGCGGTTGCGGCTGCATTGGCCGGCCCAGTCGCAGCTAAAGACTTCAAGTGGGCAGGCACGACCGACCCGCAGACAATGGACCCGCATGCCGTGAACACAGCTGCCGTTTTGGGTTTTTTGAACAATGTCTATGAAGGGCTTGTTCGTCGCGGCAAGGACATGTCCATTGAACCGGCGCTGGCGACCAGCTGGGAGCCGATCGGCGACGGCGATGGGTGGCGCTTCTTCTTACGCGAAGGTGTGACCTTTCATGACGGTAGCGCCTTTGATGCTGAAGATGTGCTCTTCTCTTACGAGCGCGCCTCCAACGAAGTCAGCGACACTCGCAGTTGGTTTGCGCCTGTGTCGGAAGTGAAAGTTGTTGACGCATTTACAGTGGACATCATGACGTCCGCGCCAAACCCAATTTTTCCCGACAGCATCGCGAACTGGATGATTGTGGACAAAGATTGGGCAGAAGCCAATGATGCGGCGTTGCCTGACAAAGAAAACGGAAACTACGCTACCCTTAACGCTAACGGAACGGGCGCCTTTATGGTTTCGGAGCGCGAGCCGGGCCTGCGCACAGAGTTGGTGCCGCATGGCGGATGGTGGGGCGAGGCCGAGCATAATATCACGCGCGCCGAGTTTACTCCGGTTCAGAATCCGGCAACTGCCGTTGCGGCCCTCCTGAGTGGCAATGTCGACATGATCAATCCCGTGCCCATTCAGGACGCTGAACGACTAGCGGAATCTGGCGACGTAAACGTTATTCGCGGGATCGAAGCCCGTGTGATCATGCTCGGAATGGCGCAGGAATCTGACGTGCTGAAATATGGCGATGATGCCGGAAAGCCGAACCCATTCCTGGATCCGCGCGTACGGGCTGCCGTGGCGCACGCCGTTAATGTTCCCGCGATTCTGAAAGTGACAATGCGGGGCAACGCCGAACCTGCAAGCCAGTTGGTGAGCCCCGCAATGCGTGGGTATTCGGAAGCGAATGCGGACCGCCCCGCGTTTGATCCAGACAAGGCCAAGGCGCTTTTGGCAGAGGCTGGCTATGCAGATGGTTTCAGCTTTGGTTTGAAATGTCCGAACAACCGTTATCTGAACGACGAGGCGGTTTGTCAGGCTGTGACCTCTATGCTGTCACAGGTTGGTATGACGGCCCAGCTTGAGGCCATGCCGGTCCAAAACTACTGGCCGGAGTTGCGTGCAGACAACTATGATATGTACCTTCTTGGTTGGTCCCCGGGAACCTTTGATGCGGAACATCCGCTTCGGTTCCTTGCTTCGACGCCAAACTCCGAAAAGAAGTTGGGAAGTTGGAACTTTGCCGGGTATTCCAACGCTCGAATCGACGAGCTTTTGCCTATGATCCAGTCGGAAATTGACGACACCAAGCGTCAGGCAATGCTGGATGAGTCCGCAAAGATCTTGCAGGACGAAACAGCCTACGTTCCGATGTATGTTCAGCCGCTCGTTTGGGGGACTGGCAAAAATATTGAGCTGACTCAAAGGCCTGACAACTTCTTTATCCTGCGTTGGGTAACCGTTCAGTAA
- a CDS encoding ABC transporter permease, translating into MLTFVIRRVFQSALVLLVVGLVAFSMFRFVGDPIDNMLGQERTDADIARLRTELGLDQPFPVQYAKFLQGAVEGNFGVSYRQGRPVGEILVERAPATLELAAVSGFFAITIGIGLGVFTAIRKDGFLANFIMSVSLIGVSLPTFLIGILLIYLFAVVLGWLPSFGRGDVVHLGWWSTGLLTSSGLKALILPSITLGLYQMTLIMRLVRSEMLEVLRQDYIRFARARGLKEKSVNFHHALKNTLVPVITVTGLQLGSIIAFAIITETVFQWPGVGLLFINAIQFVDIPVMAAYLMLISVMFVGINLIVDLLYFAIDPRLRAEQKGAK; encoded by the coding sequence ATGCTGACTTTTGTCATTCGCAGAGTCTTCCAATCTGCGTTGGTTCTGCTGGTTGTTGGCCTGGTGGCCTTCAGCATGTTCCGCTTCGTTGGAGATCCGATCGACAACATGTTGGGCCAGGAACGTACCGACGCGGACATCGCACGACTGCGCACCGAACTGGGTTTGGACCAACCGTTTCCCGTACAATACGCTAAGTTTCTGCAAGGTGCCGTCGAGGGCAACTTTGGTGTGAGCTACCGTCAAGGCCGCCCTGTAGGCGAAATCCTTGTCGAGCGCGCACCGGCAACGCTTGAGTTGGCCGCAGTGAGCGGTTTCTTCGCAATTACGATCGGTATCGGTCTCGGTGTCTTTACGGCGATCCGTAAAGACGGGTTCTTAGCGAATTTCATCATGTCAGTCTCGCTCATAGGGGTGAGTTTGCCCACATTCCTCATTGGTATCCTGCTGATCTACTTGTTTGCCGTCGTGTTGGGTTGGCTTCCCTCGTTTGGGAGGGGCGACGTCGTTCATTTGGGCTGGTGGAGTACCGGTCTGTTGACCAGTTCAGGTCTGAAGGCGTTGATTTTGCCATCGATTACACTTGGGCTTTACCAAATGACGCTGATTATGCGTCTCGTGCGTTCCGAGATGCTCGAAGTACTGCGTCAGGACTATATCCGATTTGCCCGCGCCCGCGGCCTCAAGGAAAAGTCCGTGAACTTCCATCACGCGCTGAAAAACACTTTGGTGCCGGTTATCACGGTGACCGGCCTCCAGCTTGGATCGATCATCGCGTTTGCGATTATCACCGAGACAGTTTTCCAGTGGCCGGGTGTTGGCTTGCTGTTCATCAACGCAATCCAGTTCGTGGATATCCCGGTCATGGCGGCCTACCTGATGCTGATTTCGGTGATGTTTGTCGGCATCAATTTGATTGTGGATCTATTGTATTTTGCCATCGACCCGCGCCTGCGCGCTGAACAGAAAGGAGCGAAGTGA